In Salinigranum marinum, one DNA window encodes the following:
- the dacZ gene encoding diadenylate cyclase, which translates to MATLSEILDYLITDVDGVFLFSPSSSFYEQVAGTDAETEVVVVAPQNAVDAETYVELPLSFENVRDRIRFGVEGAMDRGIVAEGDDLACSVAVFDGDPDSVVRVRVDESMHSGLYDLFTHSRAEPGVIRDVFEVAIELGKKGQKGKPVGALFVVGDAGKVMNKSRPLSYNPFEKSHVHVGDPIVNVMLKEFSRLDGAFIISDSGKIVSAYRYLEPSAEGVDIPKGLGARHMAGGAITRDTNATAIVLSESDGLVRAFKGGQLVLEIDPEDY; encoded by the coding sequence ATGGCGACCCTCTCGGAGATCCTCGATTACCTCATCACGGACGTGGACGGCGTGTTCCTCTTCTCGCCGAGCAGTTCGTTCTACGAGCAGGTCGCAGGCACCGACGCCGAAACCGAGGTCGTTGTCGTCGCGCCGCAGAACGCGGTCGACGCGGAGACGTACGTCGAACTCCCGCTGTCGTTCGAGAACGTGCGCGACCGCATTCGCTTCGGTGTCGAGGGGGCGATGGACCGCGGGATCGTCGCCGAGGGGGACGATCTGGCCTGTTCCGTCGCCGTCTTCGACGGCGATCCGGACTCGGTCGTCCGGGTGCGCGTCGACGAGTCGATGCACTCGGGGCTGTACGACCTCTTCACGCACTCGCGGGCCGAACCCGGCGTCATCCGCGACGTGTTCGAGGTGGCGATCGAACTGGGCAAGAAGGGACAGAAAGGCAAACCGGTCGGCGCGCTGTTCGTCGTCGGCGACGCCGGGAAGGTGATGAACAAGTCGCGGCCGCTGTCGTACAACCCGTTCGAGAAGTCTCACGTCCACGTGGGGGATCCGATCGTGAACGTCATGCTGAAGGAGTTCTCGCGGCTCGACGGCGCATTTATCATCTCGGACTCGGGCAAGATCGTCTCGGCGTACCGCTACCTCGAACCGTCCGCGGAGGGCGTCGACATCCCGAAGGGACTCGGCGCACGGCACATGGCCGGTGGGGCGATCACGCGCGATACGAACGCGACGGCCATCGTGCTCTCGGAGTCCGACGGGCTCGTTCGAGCGTTCAAAGGCGGTCAACTCGTTCTGGAGATCGATCCGGAGGACTACTGA
- a CDS encoding acyltransferase — translation MTDDAAGATGDGEGDGTDEHGRVDSRHDRLTRHPTGGRGNSLMRWTDAKSPVAVTRNYAVVLLARVSPSLRLKNRLFRALGMTVGDGVAWGLESTPDVFWPELVTIEDDAIVGYDATLLCHEFLQEEYRTGEVHVGERAMIGAGAVVLPGVRIGADAQVAANSLVDRDVPAGATVAGVPARVVSTVERDDNGGGEDGAVDREDGRY, via the coding sequence GTGACAGACGACGCCGCGGGCGCGACCGGCGACGGCGAGGGTGACGGGACGGACGAGCACGGCAGGGTCGATAGCCGCCACGACCGGCTCACCCGCCACCCGACGGGTGGGCGGGGGAACTCGCTGATGCGGTGGACCGACGCGAAGTCGCCGGTTGCCGTCACGCGGAACTACGCCGTCGTCCTCCTCGCGCGCGTCTCACCGAGCCTACGCCTGAAAAACCGCCTCTTCCGCGCGCTCGGCATGACCGTCGGCGACGGGGTTGCGTGGGGGTTGGAGTCGACGCCGGACGTCTTCTGGCCAGAACTCGTCACCATCGAGGACGACGCCATCGTCGGCTACGACGCGACGCTCCTCTGTCACGAGTTCCTCCAGGAGGAGTACCGGACGGGCGAGGTCCACGTCGGCGAGCGGGCGATGATCGGCGCGGGGGCAGTCGTTTTACCTGGTGTTCGGATCGGCGCGGACGCGCAGGTGGCCGCGAACTCGCTCGTCGACAGGGACGTTCCGGCGGGCGCGACCGTCGCGGGGGTTCCGGCACGGGTGGTGTCGACAGTGGAGCGCGACGACAACGGCGGTGGCGAGGACGGTGCTGTTGACCGCGAGGACGGACGGTACTGA
- the purD gene encoding phosphoribosylamine--glycine ligase translates to MTETVLLVGGGGREHAIARALAEDCELYACASNRNPGIARLAAGTEVVDETAVEEIVAYAESIDATLAVVGPESALEAGVADALDDAGVYTFGPRKEEARIETDKAFQRRFMRDNDIPGCPAFETFDDVEAACDYIDSHNGDLAVKPAGLTGGKGVKVIGDQVTEAEAKAYLREEAYDRVVLEERLVGEEFTVQAFVADGDVRVTPAVQDHKRAYEGDEGPNTGGMGSYSDASLHLPFMTEGDYAAAVEIIQAVVDALPEYKGVLYGQFMLTADGPRVVEFNARFGDPEAMNTLPVLRTPFIDVLTAAREGDSLPELHFDEQATVCKYAVPEGYPTDPAAGARIKVDEESVGTALLFYASVDEREDGIYTTTSRSFAVVGVGDTIEQAEGVADGALAAAGDGLRIRHDIGTHDLLQARIDHVNRLRG, encoded by the coding sequence ATGACCGAAACCGTACTCTTGGTGGGTGGAGGCGGCCGCGAACACGCGATCGCTCGCGCGCTGGCCGAGGACTGCGAACTGTACGCCTGCGCGTCGAACCGGAACCCGGGGATCGCTCGTCTCGCCGCGGGGACCGAGGTCGTCGACGAGACGGCCGTCGAGGAGATCGTCGCCTACGCCGAGTCGATCGACGCGACGCTCGCGGTCGTCGGTCCCGAGTCGGCGCTCGAAGCCGGGGTGGCGGACGCGCTCGACGACGCCGGGGTGTACACGTTCGGCCCACGGAAGGAGGAGGCGCGCATCGAGACGGACAAGGCGTTCCAGCGGCGGTTCATGCGCGACAACGACATCCCGGGCTGTCCCGCGTTCGAGACGTTCGACGACGTGGAGGCGGCCTGCGACTACATCGACTCGCACAACGGGGATCTCGCGGTCAAGCCCGCCGGCCTCACCGGGGGCAAGGGCGTCAAGGTCATCGGCGACCAGGTCACCGAGGCGGAGGCGAAGGCGTACCTCCGCGAGGAGGCGTACGACCGGGTCGTCCTCGAAGAGCGCCTCGTCGGCGAGGAGTTCACCGTCCAGGCGTTCGTCGCGGACGGCGACGTGCGCGTGACGCCCGCGGTGCAGGACCACAAACGCGCCTACGAGGGCGACGAGGGGCCCAACACGGGCGGGATGGGGTCGTACTCCGACGCGTCGCTCCACCTCCCGTTCATGACCGAGGGCGACTACGCCGCCGCCGTCGAGATCATCCAGGCCGTCGTCGACGCCCTTCCGGAGTACAAAGGTGTCCTCTACGGACAGTTCATGCTCACCGCGGATGGCCCCAGGGTCGTGGAGTTCAACGCCCGCTTCGGCGACCCGGAGGCGATGAACACCCTGCCCGTCCTGCGCACGCCGTTCATCGACGTGCTGACCGCCGCACGCGAGGGCGACTCCCTCCCTGAACTGCACTTCGACGAGCAGGCGACGGTGTGTAAGTACGCCGTTCCCGAGGGGTACCCGACGGACCCCGCCGCCGGTGCGCGCATCAAGGTGGACGAGGAGAGCGTCGGCACCGCCCTCCTGTTCTACGCCTCGGTCGATGAGCGCGAGGACGGCATCTACACCACCACCTCGCGGTCGTTCGCCGTCGTCGGGGTCGGCGACACCATCGAGCAGGCCGAGGGCGTGGCCGACGGCGCGCTCGCCGCCGCGGGCGACGGCCTCCGTATCCGCCACGACATCGGGACGCACGACCTCCTCCAGGCACGGATCGACCACGTAAACCGACTGCGCGGCTGA
- a CDS encoding IS630 family transposase, whose translation MSGDRRKEIVRHLSEDDLDRLLTESTDEKLTERLIFIKRLYKGATLEDAADDVGRSSATGTRWARRWNKGGLGLLMPNFGGGRPPKLGEEQQERLLELLREGQPWKKQEIQHLINEEFDVEFHPGHLTTFLEKLGLSYAIPRTKRPSRPEDAEEILDERVGDAFDEGSDEPHNKRDGDDEEGWVVDEEIRTDGGTVLGFLDTSHPQPWDNSQRLYTVDDPHITRPLVRLTSPAVGFYALSGESVLQFPTTQEKERICECLEGIREQNPSQRILLVLDNFSSHVCEYTRKRAHQLGIDLVFLPVGSPDLNPIEQVWKSLKWEASPLIVESAAEYRALLTELFEKLTTQLSFAASWIDNYLGGYLQKLR comes from the coding sequence ATGTCTGGAGATCGCCGCAAAGAGATCGTCCGTCACCTCAGTGAGGACGATCTCGATCGACTCCTCACGGAGTCTACAGATGAAAAACTCACTGAGCGGCTGATCTTCATCAAGCGGTTGTACAAGGGTGCGACCTTGGAGGACGCTGCCGACGATGTCGGCAGGTCCTCCGCAACAGGAACACGTTGGGCCCGCCGATGGAACAAGGGTGGCCTCGGACTTTTGATGCCGAACTTCGGGGGCGGCAGGCCCCCGAAGCTCGGCGAAGAACAACAGGAACGCCTCTTGGAACTGCTCCGTGAGGGCCAACCGTGGAAGAAACAGGAGATACAGCACCTCATCAACGAGGAGTTCGACGTTGAGTTTCACCCAGGCCACCTCACTACGTTCCTCGAAAAGCTCGGCCTCTCCTACGCAATTCCGCGGACTAAGCGTCCATCACGGCCAGAGGATGCCGAAGAGATCCTCGACGAACGCGTCGGCGACGCGTTCGACGAGGGATCTGATGAGCCGCACAACAAACGCGACGGAGACGACGAGGAAGGCTGGGTCGTTGACGAAGAGATCCGGACGGACGGTGGAACTGTGCTTGGATTTCTCGACACATCGCATCCACAACCGTGGGATAACTCACAGCGACTCTACACCGTCGACGACCCTCACATTACCCGACCGCTGGTTCGTCTAACTTCACCAGCGGTCGGGTTCTATGCACTCTCTGGTGAGAGTGTACTCCAGTTCCCGACTACTCAGGAGAAAGAGCGAATCTGCGAGTGTCTCGAAGGGATCCGCGAGCAGAATCCGAGCCAGCGGATTCTGCTCGTCTTGGATAACTTCTCTTCACACGTGTGCGAGTACACACGCAAACGAGCTCATCAGCTTGGGATTGACCTCGTGTTTCTCCCCGTTGGCTCACCGGATCTTAATCCGATCGAGCAGGTCTGGAAGAGTCTGAAATGGGAAGCGTCACCATTGATTGTGGAGAGCGCGGCAGAATACCGCGCTCTCCTCACCGAGCTCTTCGAGAAGCTCACGACCCAGCTAAGTTTCGCGGCCTCTTGGATCGACAATTATCTCGGCGGCTATCTTCAGAAGTTACGCTAA
- a CDS encoding extracellular solute-binding protein: MTDLWRFVRGTNHDADGEGNEPREGTGEPSSGRTTTADRDVRDAGGRDEAGERDQSTTSPATDGGTAAQGPPQTESLSEVAELLAAVADGDLTRRMDESRGSDERRAVAREYNRLVDRWSKTVTEVERFGGQVRGATEGVATGMDEAKDASRAVARAVEDISDGARRQHDHIEDITGEMRNLSAATEEVAATADDLTKATAEATDRGETVDASATEAVKVLAEIDNRMAEALDRVEDLEDDVEEIESVVEFITDVASQTHVLSLNASIEAARADQNGAGFAVVADEVKELASETQRATDEITASIGTIREGTERTVSEMRDTRQRVESGAETITDALDAIAGLVDDLEGASASIEELSDATESQADASQGVVEMLDDVREISDDTADAADDVAATARGQTTSLVEAATSVETLSERTAALDSSMSDVRVRSSRAAADAETTVRMWHAMGGAKGLLLEELADEFEAETGVPVEMVSKGSYRGTFNATMDAVGSDDSPTVAQLFEIGTTRALDSGSFVAVESILPDDLVDSLLDPVANYYRHDGRLCSLPFNSSNPVLYVNRDAFRTAGLDPDEPPQTIAEVAAASEQLVDAGVVST; this comes from the coding sequence ATGACAGACCTCTGGCGTTTCGTGCGGGGAACGAACCACGACGCGGACGGCGAGGGGAACGAGCCACGCGAAGGGACGGGCGAGCCGTCGTCGGGCCGTACGACGACCGCGGACCGGGACGTGCGTGACGCCGGTGGCAGGGACGAGGCGGGTGAGAGAGACCAGTCGACGACTTCGCCGGCCACGGACGGCGGGACCGCCGCACAGGGGCCGCCGCAGACCGAGTCACTGTCCGAGGTGGCGGAGTTGCTCGCGGCGGTCGCCGACGGCGACCTGACCCGACGGATGGACGAGTCACGGGGCTCCGACGAGCGGCGTGCGGTGGCGCGGGAGTACAACCGACTGGTCGATCGCTGGAGCAAGACCGTCACCGAGGTCGAACGGTTCGGCGGGCAGGTCCGCGGGGCGACGGAGGGCGTGGCGACGGGGATGGACGAGGCCAAGGACGCGAGCCGGGCGGTCGCGCGGGCGGTCGAGGACATCTCCGACGGGGCGCGGCGACAACACGACCACATCGAGGACATCACCGGCGAGATGCGGAACCTCTCGGCCGCCACCGAGGAGGTCGCGGCGACGGCCGACGACCTGACGAAGGCGACCGCGGAGGCGACCGACCGGGGGGAGACAGTCGACGCCTCGGCCACCGAGGCCGTCAAGGTGCTGGCCGAGATCGACAACCGGATGGCCGAGGCGCTCGACCGCGTCGAGGACCTCGAAGACGACGTCGAGGAGATCGAGTCGGTCGTCGAGTTCATCACGGACGTGGCCAGTCAGACGCACGTGCTCTCGCTGAACGCCTCCATCGAAGCGGCTCGCGCCGATCAAAACGGTGCCGGCTTCGCCGTCGTCGCGGACGAGGTGAAGGAACTGGCGAGCGAGACACAGCGGGCGACCGACGAGATCACCGCCTCGATCGGTACCATCCGCGAGGGGACCGAGCGGACCGTCTCCGAGATGCGCGACACGCGACAGCGCGTCGAGTCCGGTGCGGAGACGATCACCGACGCGCTCGACGCCATCGCGGGGCTCGTCGACGACCTCGAAGGAGCCAGCGCCAGCATCGAGGAGCTCTCCGACGCGACCGAGTCGCAAGCCGACGCCTCCCAAGGGGTCGTCGAGATGCTCGACGACGTCCGGGAGATCAGCGACGACACCGCCGACGCGGCCGACGACGTGGCGGCGACGGCGCGCGGACAGACGACCTCGCTCGTCGAGGCGGCGACGAGCGTCGAGACCCTCTCGGAACGGACGGCCGCGCTGGACTCGTCGATGAGCGACGTCAGGGTGCGGTCGTCGCGGGCGGCCGCCGACGCGGAGACGACCGTCCGGATGTGGCACGCGATGGGTGGCGCAAAAGGGCTCCTCCTGGAGGAACTGGCGGATGAGTTCGAGGCCGAGACCGGCGTCCCGGTCGAGATGGTCTCGAAGGGGAGCTACCGCGGCACGTTCAACGCGACGATGGACGCGGTCGGCTCCGACGACTCGCCGACCGTGGCACAGCTGTTCGAGATCGGGACGACGCGGGCACTCGACAGCGGCTCGTTCGTCGCCGTCGAGTCGATCCTGCCCGACGACCTGGTCGACAGCCTGCTCGACCCCGTCGCCAACTACTACCGCCACGACGGCCGGCTCTGCTCGCTCCCGTTCAACTCGTCGAACCCCGTACTGTACGTCAACCGCGACGCGTTCCGCACCGCCGGGCTGGATCCCGACGAGCCGCCCCAGACGATCGCCGAGGTGGCGGCCGCCAGCGAACAGCTGGTCGACGCCGGCGTCGTTAGTACTTAG
- a CDS encoding mechanosensitive ion channel domain-containing protein: MQTAAEVVNAVPTQVWVALAFVVLGVLVGYLVSAVLRRLLVRVGVPDAIEGTSFERTARDFGTSTVVILSRLARYFVVGLAVLVALSVVGIDYVDQLGGAVAAFFPQLFAAALILIIGLVVADKVELLVAEQLRGIKLERVDVVPLGAKYSVLFLATLIALSQIGVATGALVVSLGAYFLAVIVLTAVAFKQMLASGAAGIYLLLHQPYGIGDEVRVGDTRGIVCEMDLFVTHVESDEEEVILPNDKVFERGVARLR; the protein is encoded by the coding sequence ATGCAGACCGCTGCGGAGGTGGTCAACGCCGTCCCGACACAGGTGTGGGTCGCGCTCGCGTTCGTCGTGCTCGGCGTCCTCGTCGGCTATCTCGTGAGCGCGGTGCTCAGACGGCTCCTCGTCCGGGTGGGCGTCCCCGACGCCATCGAAGGCACTTCGTTCGAGCGAACCGCGCGTGACTTCGGGACGTCGACGGTCGTCATCCTCTCCCGACTCGCTCGCTACTTCGTCGTCGGCCTCGCCGTGCTCGTCGCGCTTTCGGTCGTCGGCATCGACTACGTCGACCAACTCGGCGGTGCGGTCGCCGCCTTCTTCCCGCAACTGTTCGCTGCCGCCCTCATCCTCATCATCGGACTCGTCGTCGCCGACAAGGTCGAACTGCTGGTCGCCGAACAGCTCCGCGGCATCAAACTCGAACGAGTCGACGTCGTACCACTCGGGGCGAAGTACAGCGTCCTGTTCCTCGCGACGCTCATCGCGCTCTCACAGATCGGGGTCGCGACCGGCGCGCTCGTGGTGTCGCTCGGGGCCTACTTCCTCGCGGTCATCGTCCTCACCGCGGTGGCGTTCAAACAGATGCTCGCGTCGGGGGCGGCCGGGATCTACCTCCTCCTCCACCAGCCGTACGGCATCGGTGACGAGGTCCGCGTGGGCGACACCCGGGGAATCGTCTGTGAGATGGACCTGTTCGTCACCCACGTCGAGTCTGACGAGGAGGAGGTCATCCTCCCAAACGACAAAGTGTTCGAGCGTGGCGTCGCGCGGCTCCGATGA
- a CDS encoding PAS domain-containing sensor histidine kinase, which translates to MLLTDLNFLIRDVNRAGRAFTGYGRDELIDEPVSIIAGTTDVIDEIVETLVRGEPWRGDFALQTKFGTRVYGRGSAAPVVVDGKTRGYVAVFVDTTKQRRYASTSRVLSRLLRHDLRNELNLLYGYLDTASENTDDPEALAALTEARDQVERIVGRSDQVRDLRDLLEQSYDAESRPVRLGELLEERVVAARKRFPDAEFDLGRTPGVRVYADDLLPAAFDALLENAVVHNDKDVPRVEIEALDRQTDVVVRISDNGPGVPPGQEDLIFGREDVDVVHHGTGLGLFLVDSIISNYDGTVWVEENEPEGAVFAVRLQHASDTTLGENLSEPVSEG; encoded by the coding sequence ATGCTTCTGACAGATCTGAACTTCCTCATCAGGGACGTCAACCGCGCCGGGCGGGCGTTCACGGGGTACGGACGCGACGAACTGATCGACGAACCGGTGTCGATCATCGCCGGGACGACGGACGTCATCGACGAGATCGTCGAGACGCTCGTCCGCGGCGAGCCCTGGCGGGGTGACTTCGCCCTGCAGACGAAGTTCGGGACGCGCGTCTACGGCCGGGGGTCGGCCGCCCCGGTCGTCGTCGACGGCAAGACGAGAGGGTACGTGGCGGTGTTCGTCGACACGACGAAACAGCGGCGCTACGCGAGCACGTCGCGGGTGCTGAGCCGACTCCTTCGCCACGACCTCCGGAACGAACTCAACCTGCTGTACGGCTACCTCGACACGGCCAGCGAGAACACTGACGATCCCGAGGCGCTCGCGGCGCTCACGGAGGCCAGAGACCAGGTCGAGCGTATCGTCGGCCGATCGGACCAGGTCCGGGACCTCCGGGACCTCCTGGAGCAGTCGTACGACGCCGAGAGCCGCCCGGTTCGGCTCGGGGAGCTGCTCGAAGAACGAGTCGTCGCGGCCCGAAAGCGGTTCCCCGACGCGGAGTTCGACCTCGGACGGACGCCCGGGGTCCGGGTGTACGCCGACGACCTCCTCCCGGCCGCGTTCGACGCGCTCCTCGAGAACGCCGTCGTCCACAACGACAAGGACGTTCCCCGGGTCGAGATCGAGGCGCTGGATCGTCAGACCGACGTCGTCGTCCGGATCAGCGACAACGGTCCCGGCGTCCCGCCGGGGCAGGAAGACCTCATCTTCGGCCGCGAGGACGTCGATGTCGTCCACCACGGGACCGGCCTGGGCCTGTTCCTCGTCGACAGCATCATCAGCAACTACGACGGCACCGTCTGGGTCGAGGAAAACGAGCCCGAAGGGGCGGTGTTCGCCGTCCGCCTCCAGCACGCCTCTGACACCACGCTCGGCGAGAACCTCTCCGAACCGGTCTCCGAGGGCTGA
- a CDS encoding extracellular solute-binding protein, producing MTWANYSWFVEQWFAEADQPLVDADNGRRGTPTTARLASDVGYELFEQWWRLERDGLYHNPGVEARGEARSCFIDGDVAMLIDSTSKRTAVVDGAAESGFDVTMGYFPVLDDRSGVVVGGASLWVPADLPRAEQEAAGRFLAWLAQPAQQVRWHRETGYFPVHEAAIDDLRREGWFDDNPGYATAVRQLMDTRDTPATRGARIGSFDTVRTLVEEAYVDVTRGRDVESAVDALDEQVEARLGEYAAST from the coding sequence GTGACGTGGGCGAACTACTCGTGGTTCGTCGAACAGTGGTTCGCGGAGGCCGATCAGCCGCTCGTCGACGCCGACAACGGTCGACGCGGCACACCGACGACGGCGCGGCTCGCGTCCGACGTCGGCTACGAACTGTTCGAGCAGTGGTGGCGACTGGAGCGCGACGGGCTCTACCACAACCCCGGCGTCGAGGCCCGCGGCGAGGCGCGGTCGTGTTTCATCGACGGCGACGTCGCCATGCTCATCGACTCGACCTCCAAGCGCACGGCGGTGGTCGACGGGGCCGCCGAGAGCGGCTTCGACGTGACGATGGGCTACTTCCCGGTGCTCGACGATCGCAGCGGCGTCGTCGTCGGAGGGGCGTCGCTCTGGGTTCCGGCGGACCTGCCCAGAGCCGAACAGGAGGCCGCGGGCCGGTTTCTCGCGTGGCTCGCCCAGCCGGCACAGCAGGTCCGGTGGCACCGCGAGACGGGCTACTTCCCCGTCCACGAGGCCGCGATCGACGACCTCCGCCGCGAGGGCTGGTTCGACGACAACCCTGGCTACGCGACGGCCGTCCGCCAGCTCATGGACACCCGCGACACCCCCGCGACCCGGGGGGCACGGATCGGCTCGTTCGACACCGTCCGCACGCTGGTCGAGGAGGCGTACGTCGACGTGACCCGCGGCCGCGACGTCGAGAGCGCCGTCGACGCGCTGGACGAACAGGTCGAAGCCCGGCTCGGAGAGTACGCCGCCTCAACGTGA